The Anas acuta chromosome 22, bAnaAcu1.1, whole genome shotgun sequence genomic sequence tttctttactgaaaggattgtgaggcattggaatggcATGCCaagagtcaccatccctggacgtcttcaagaaatgtgtagatttagaacttagtaacatggtttagtggtagaacttagtactaggttaaaggttggactagatgagtgtagaggtcttttccaacctgaatgattctgttAATCTATGATGCATTGTGGAACACTtgccatggggggggggggggaagatcTTTTATGTGTACAACAGAAAACTTTGAAGGAGATGGTAGAAGAAAGGTAAATTCATCTGATTTTGCATACCGTaagtaaaaatgaagagaaagccatcacaaaatcaatttcttggataaaaaagacaataaatcAAATGCTGAAATTTCAAGAGATggtttaagaaaaggaaaatgaaggtgtttctgaaaaatctttgcAAGCAATGAGCAATAGGAATCAGGAAAGGGAATGAAAGAATCAGGTTGAGTTTTACATCAACCTTAGAAATTTTGTTATCTTTTCCAGGCCTTTGAGGCCAGATCGGAATGATGCTATCTTACCATAAACTGCTAAGAATATTGTTCCATGGAATCCCTCTTGCAGATGGCACAAGGTCACTTTTACACCCTGATCCTCTAATCGTTTCTTGTACAGCAGTCCATCATCTCTAAGTACATCATATTCGCAGGTCAGAATGAAAGCCTCAGGAAGCTGAGCAATAACGCTGTCTTCAGATAGCAGTGGTGAAAAAACAGGATCAAGAAGAGTCTTGACCAATTTATAGGTTTCTTCTGAGAATGGTTGTTCTGTACTTGGTGTATAGCCTCTTGTTTTAAACTCGTGAGGGATGTTATCAGGACTCAGCCATTTCTGATACTTTAGTCTCAATTCTTCTGAAACATGACAACCTTGAAGCACATTTTTTACGGCAGACAAGTCTGCATTGACATACTTCAAACCAAGAGAGACGGTTCGTTCCTTTAACAAAACGGGAATGCCCTCATTCTGCTGATAGGAAGGCAAATTAAAGTCTACACCCTGGAGAAAAGGATATATAAGGATTTGTGCTCTCAGCTTTGGGACATCTCTTCTGTTTACCAGTGCTTGGGCAACAGCAGCAGTGAGTGCACCTCCACTACTGTCTCCACAGACAATAATGCGAGAAGGGTCTACTCCATAATCTCGTGCTGTCCTCATAAAGTGTATGGTGGCAGTGAGACAGTCCTCAAATTGGGTTGGATATGGGTACTCAGGAGCTAAGCGATACCTAAATAGGAATGAAAGTCTTTTAACATAGTCATATCTAAGAAATGGTCCCCTTGTTGTCCTTAACGTTCTTGCTTTCATATACTTCATGCTGAAGATAGGACAACTTTCTGAGATAATTACACCAACAGAATTGCTAATAATTACTGCTTATGCTGTCTTATTGCTACTGTTGTTAATGTTTGAGGGGGGTCAGTGCATTCTCCTATCTttgcaaaatatgtatttaattgcCTAGCAGGTGACTCAGGGGACTGAGGGCACACACTAAGTTTCTGTACAATTAGATGGCAAGGCACATATGTGTGAATTCATCTATCAGCAATTGTACTTCTCCAGATTTCcaacatttgggaaaaaaaatccaaacaaatggTTAGAGAATGTAAGTGTAGAAAATGGATAACGAAAATACAAAAAGGTTTCAGCATTTTTCTATAAGCTGAATTCTTTATAAACAGAATCAGTAAGGGCTGATGATTCTTCAAGTGTTTGGGGCTGTAAATAGTGAGTAgtgcaattttaattaaattccaAGACAACAACTGTTttcatgaatttttaaaatttggttattttaaaaatgtattacagCTCATCACAAAAAGGTTTTAAATAGTCATCTCTGGTGAGTTGCAAGTGAAATGTGGACtctgtgcacacacatacatagtttttcagaagaactactaaaatgaatatttagtGGTCTGGGCAACTGTGCTATCAACAGAGGTAGTTATTTCAAACACAATGCAGGCTTCAACTTACAGTGCTTTGTGTATGGCTTTACGAAATAAAAACATCCTCATCTAATGGTAGCTACAAATTATAAAATTGCTATAAtggaaatttggaaataaataagtGGGGATTAGTTGACTAGTTCTTTCTAAGGGTAATTAGCACTGGTGAAATGCATGTGATCATTAAATACAAATACTCAATGCAGATTGCTAGGAAATTGGCTTGCAGCGACTAAAGCATTAAAGAATTATAAACCTGGAAAGGAGACACAAATGGCTGTCACATTGTGTGTTTGGATCGACTCCACTTACCCAACAGACACAACCACTGAGTTGGTTTTCCTAGCAAAGTAGCGGCATACTCTTTCATAGGcctctgtaaaaacaaaacatatcaATGGAGTTGTAActtgtttgaaaaataagtcagatgaaaatattctacggtttttaatctctgttttgTGATTAAGCTACAGTGTAAATCTTCTATTGTTGGTATGACCTAATCTGGGCATTGCTCATAGTTTCATTGCATCTGTGGGAATCTTCTTGCCAGTAAGAAACCTGGAATTATTACCATTCATTGTTTCATTCTCCTCACTGAAAAGTTAATAGAAAGCACCACTGCTGCTACTGCCAAAGTGGCATTGAAGATGAAaagtcattaaaagaaaaaaaaaaaagaaaagcagccaaatctagaattttttgtttttgtttttcgGGAGACAGCACCTAATCTCTTAACCCTTTCCATTTCAAAAtccaaactgcattttttccttgtaagCACTTCCATTGTAAATGCACAACAAtatgcacacatatacacaGGCTTGCACATATATTTGAGCACAAACTGAGAATAAAATTCTTATGAAATTTTCAACTTTTCTCATAAGCATGAGTGAAAAGACAATAAATGATCAGAGAAGTTCTAGATACGTGATCTGTAGAAAGATCATTTAACTTGATGCCTGCTGCATGTAAGTAAAATTACTCTTCTATCctgacatgatttttttttataatgctttACCTACTACTTCGTCTTGTCTTTTAAGAATACAGCATCAGATCAGTAACTGCATAGTATTTGCAGACCCAACTCGTTTACATTACTTACGAATGCTTCCTAACCGTCCAACTCCGCCATGAAAATAAAGGATTCCTCTTCTTTGTCCACTGGTTGACATTTTTGGCTGGTATATTCTTACTTTAACCTTCTCAAATCTTAAGTCTTTGATAAAAAGATGTTTATCTTTTGGTGGCGGTATTCCATCCATCATAATCCTGAGGAAATGGACTTCTGAAGTGATACCAATTTTTTCCAGTAATGTTGCCTGttaataaaggaagagaaaccaCAAATTAATACAAATTTCCATCTTATCTGGAGGATGAGCACAAAAGCTTAAATTTCCATGGTCAGTTCAAACTTTGTCTCCTGATGGTTCTGACAATGAAGTGGCCAGTTATGATGATGTGGGTACACCTTCGTTGTAATGCAAACCCTGTGAAAATCTGTAACTCAGAGGGCAGTAGATTTGAAAGGAATGGATTAATTTATCTTCTGTAACTGCCTGAGAAGAATCTTCTGCCTTGTGTCCATACATCTCCAGAagcaaagccttcctgtgggcaAACCTGGCTGTAAGTCACTTTCACAGTATCACTGTCACTGGTTCATTAATACCATCATGCATCTCTGGCAAAAATGTTATCAGTACTATTTAGCAGAACACAGGGTTAGCTTTGGTAATAATTTCTGGATTATATTAGAAAGTTTAGATGTTGGCATGTTGTTTTTCAACTGAACTCATTCTGCAGTGGTGAAATCCTGGCTTAGATTATATCAGTAGAAGAACACTCAAGCTATTAATAGTAGATAGAAGGTGTCAAATACTTCCCCTTACTGGTGTTTAAGTAGCCCTGTGTTTGAACAAAAGGAGAGAGcagttaaagcattttaaaatttctctttgtGTGGCTAATTCTTTGGTTTCCCAAATTCCCACTGCTTTTTGACTTGCAGAACATTTTTCCGTAGCATCTACCACAGCTGGCCTCCTGAACAAGAATAGTTTTGAACCTTAGCTCGATATTCACATAGCTCAGTGATTCGTACTTAAACATTCAAGGCTGAAGATTGGAGTCAGTCTGAGCTAGTCTACGTTGCGTCTGGATGACTTTAGGCTGTTTTAGTTGCAGTCTGATCTAGTCTATGAAGAAAAATACGAGGCAGTATCACTCATTTCCACTCTATCTGGATTAAATGTTGTACTTTCTGTCTTCTCTAATGAGTAATATAATCTGTTGTGTTGCCATTATTCATGTAGATGTGTTTCAAAAAACAATTATGTATACAAAGGTATATACTGATGTATCTTAAAATCCCATAGTGAGAGTCTTGCATTTTCACCTCACATTTCACAGACCTCATGTAGTTAATAATGTGGTCCTGTTAAATATGGCAGACAGCCCATTTTATGCCATTTGAAGAGCTGATCCCATGTACAAGAAAGATCATTTTGTAGCCTAGCTTTAGTCTCATACTGGTTCCTTCTGCAGATCTCCTCTATGACGTCCATGGGAAaataacttctgtttctttaactCTCCAATTCCCTCTGGTGTgtgacatttcatttttgttaaacaTGTAATAGTTTCACTGGTCAATTTTTGTAGAGATTGACATTTACTTATATCGTTCTTAGTCACTTCACTGCTGGTTGTGAATATCTGCTGTGGAGTACCTGCAACAAATTGCAGTTACGAAGGACACCAGTATCATCACATGCAATCTTCATAGTTATTTCTGGTAAtatgcaaattaaattttaatctgGTGGTGGTGTTTTAAATTGCACAGTTCCCATCAGTGTTCTACAGGAGTCAGCATAGtttgcatttttgcttttactgaTTGAAATCCATTCTTCAGTCTGTATGCTCCCTGCAATACTGGGTTTTCACCTacagtttctggaaaaaagtCATCACTTACACGTAAGCTGCAAGACCAGGCTATGTGTACTTAAAGGGATGTTCAGAATGTATCTAGACTAGTTGTCACCAGTTTGTTACCAGAAATCCCGCTTTTGGAATCTTCATGTTCATAAAATTTGGTTAATCATAGGTGATTAGCCAAGTTGGCCAAATGTGATGTGCATTTTGGCTCTCGCAAAGAAATGCAACTGCTTAGCAGTGTAATTTGTAAACCAGTAGTTGCACAGGTTGGTTGTGGATTGTTTAAGGATTTTCAAAAATGATAGCTGACATGACAGCTTGAAAAGAAAGCCTAATGGGTAGCATGAGACAGCCAAAGGACAGGAGTGAAGAGCTATGACCTCCTTTGAAGCATTGTCTAGCTTGCTCTGCAATCAGTGCAAGCACAACAGTCTGTGTTGTTtgtctattttattattattatatttatttatcatatatatttattatgtatgatgttattatatatatatattgtgaaTGTAGTGTTGTCATTCGCagtgaaatgctgaaaaactgACCCCACCGACAACAACTGGCATGGAGGTTTCCATGCACCAGGAGAAAAGCTGTGTGAGGTGCGGAGGAACCCGAGT encodes the following:
- the LOC137843478 gene encoding arylacetamide deacetylase-like 4, translated to MELFFTIFLVVLAVLVAMSFYYEHPKAKIPPGMSQYKKLYLFHYIMNFGFGLATLLEKIGITSEVHFLRIMMDGIPPPKDKHLFIKDLRFEKVKVRIYQPKMSTSGQRRGILYFHGGVGRLGSIQAYERVCRYFARKTNSVVVSVGYRLAPEYPYPTQFEDCLTATIHFMRTARDYGVDPSRIIVCGDSSGGALTAAVAQALVNRRDVPKLRAQILIYPFLQGVDFNLPSYQQNEGIPVLLKERTVSLGLKYVNADLSAVKNVLQGCHVSEELRLKYQKWLSPDNIPHEFKTRGYTPSTEQPFSEETYKLVKTLLDPVFSPLLSEDSVIAQLPEAFILTCEYDVLRDDGLLYKKRLEDQGVKVTLCHLQEGFHGTIFLAVYGKIASFRSGLKGLEKITKFLRLM